A stretch of DNA from Calditrichota bacterium:
CAACCCGATGTGCCGCAGATCCGCCAGTGGCTTATTTCCCCGCAAATTGATCTGACTTCAGCCACAGCACCCAAATTGTCGTTCTGGCACAATTACATCACCGAATTGGAATGGGATTACATCGCGGTTGATGCATCAACAGATAGTTTTCAGACCTACACCAATTTGGCCGTTTACACGGGTGAACAAAAAGATTACGTAGCCGATACACTGGATCTTTCCGCCTTTGCAGGAAAGAAAATATGGTTCCGTTTTCGCTATACTTCAGATGAAGGCTACACGGAAAAGAACGCCCACTGGGATGTTGACGACATTCTGGTATCCGATGGCGCTGATACGATTTTCTATGACGGTGCCGAAGGAGCCACATCGCCATTCACAATGGCCGGTTTTGGCGGTGGCGATCCGAATGGTATTGCCGCAATTAACTCTCCCATTGGCGATTGGACAAAAGTCGATCTTGGGAACATTCTTTTAAAAGCCGCTAAACCCGGTTCAGATGTTCGGATGGCGTTTCAATGGTCAACCGCCGGACGAAATGTTGACGGAACAGGTATCTACATTGACGACGTCAATGTTATTCCCATGGGAAAACAACATATCGACGTGGAAGCCATTGGTGCTGCCGGTCTGACCCAGGCTCGTCTGGGTGTCCCGTTGAATGCACAAGTTGTTATTGCCAACGTGGGTCTGGATACACTGAAAGGCCGAATTACTTGGACAGCCAAGGTGATTGAACACCTTGAAGCGGCTGATGGTTCAGACAGCGCGGTTGTTGTGGGCAATATGGTGGGTTTGAAACAGGTCACGGCTTTTGCTCCCGATACCAAGATGTTCGTTGAGACCCTGGAAAATACCCGGTGGACACCTATGGAGCCGGGCAATTACACCTTCGATGTAGATGTGATCTTCAATGGCGATACCTATATGGCCAACAACAATGCCAAGGTCGATTTTGAAGTTCTCGGCCCTCCATTTGCCATTCCGGTATATCGTCAGGATTTCGAACCCAGAGCCGGTGAAACCTCTCTCGAGGATTTCGGCTGGACAGTAGACAATAAAACGGATCACGGCTGGGTGTACGATTCCTGGATTTATGGCATGGGTCCGTCAATTTCTGGCTATTTCTATGGATGGACAGGTGATTCTGCCAGTGCGGCCATGCCCATTGATGCCACCATCACCAGCCCGGTGATTGATATTTCGAAGGTCAATCCACACAATGTCCTGTTCATGAATTGCTATATCTATTTCCGCCCGGGTCATGGGGGTCTGTCCGCTCCGTGGGGCACGCAATTCAGCGATATTTCCGTGGAATATTCCGTGGATGGCGGTGCCTGGCAGAAGGCCTTCTACTGGGCCGATGACGACACCCTGCCCGGTGATATTAATCGCTGGCCGCGTACACCGGAAGGTGTTCCTTATTGGCATAAAACGGATTTGGTTCTCCCAGGCGCTGCCGGCGGCGATCAACTGCAAATCCGTGTCGTATTTACATCGGATAATTCCTACGTCTTCGGAATCAACTTTGATGAAGTTGTGATCTACCAGGGACTCATCAATCCCTTGTTAGGCAAGGTAATGGATGTTCCGAATGACAATGGAAAACAGGTTCGCCTGCGGTGGATGCGCTCCTGGAATGATCTGAATCTGGTTCCCGGAGTAAGTTTACAGACGCCTGTTACGCATTACAATGTGTGGCGGGGTATTGAAGCCAATGGTGCAGAGGCCAGACATTTTACAACCACAAAAGAGATGCTCAGAAACGCTTCCGAAATGAAAATCGGTGATAAGGTTATTATCGACGATCATCACATGCTCTGGGAATTTGTGGGCAGCGTTCCGGCAATGGGATGGAAGTACTATTCTTACGTGGCACCCACCACGGAAGATTCCCTCGAAACATCCTTTATGGTTTCTGCCCATACGGTTAATCCCAATATCTTTGACTATTCCAACATTAGTTCGGGTATGTCCGTTGATAATTTGGCACCCCACGTGCCTGGCGGATTAACCGGTGCCGAAATGGATTTCCATGCCGTCATCGGATGGAATCCGGTTCCGGATGAAGACCTGATGTTCTACACCGTCTACCGGAAAGATGCCAATGGCAATTGGGTGAGATTAACCCGTACCACGGATAACAGCTATGTGGACACCAATGTGCAATTGGAAAAAACATATTACTATGCCGTAACCGCTACGGATTTTGGCTGGAACGAAAGCGAAAAATCTCCTGAATTGCCGATATTTGTGACCAGTGTGGATGGCAAGCTGACCAATGCGATTCCGACGGATTATGCATTGAATCAGAATTACCCGAACCCGTTCAACCCAACAACGGAAATTCGGTATGCCATTCCGAAGAGCGCCAATGTGACCATCTCGATCTACAATGTCTATGGTCAGAAGGTACGCACACTGGTTGCCGGACAAAAATCTGCCGGTTACTATGTGGCCACATGGAATGGTCGTGCGGATGATGGACATGAGGTTTCTTCGGGTGTTTATTTCTATGAAATCCACGCCGGAAAATTCACCGCAACCAAGAAAATGACATTAATGCGGTAAATCTTCTATTATAAGAAAGCCATCCGGATCTCCGGGTGGCTTTCTTTTTATTATTTAAAAGGCCCAAGTGGGAGGAAAATATGTATCGTAAGGTTGTTTTGCTTTTAAGTGTCTGGTTGATAGGAATAGTTTTGGCAGGCTGCGGCGGAAATTTGAAATCACTTACTCAGCCGCCTACCTCTGAAAATACGGTTCTTATCATCGGGCAGGTTATTCTTGAAAATAATTTTTATAACACAAACCAGACGGAAGTGGTTAAAAACGGAATCCAGGTGGCGGTGATTGGACAGATCGAAAAAAATGGCAAGAAAAAAATTGTGGGATATTGGGCCACTACGGATGAAAACGGCTATTTTTACCTGGCAGATGTTCCCAACGGAGTCTACAATTTAAAAGGGATTAAGGGGGTGGTTTCCCGGGGAACACTGGTTACGATTACCAA
This window harbors:
- a CDS encoding T9SS type A sorting domain-containing protein, whose amino-acid sequence is MSKKLFVLTTLVMFVVFSAFTAFASNSAKKSVVNAKKLSSPKASISMIRSNGDRVNMAATPLFSDDFEGTQDSWWPDASWNNTDSPNGGREFSQSTWEYTDAESYSASHSWHNLTNVNQHLDFLISPVFHVPAVVTIDGVTSELKGGFINFMAKMDSTNGAVLRVYVSDATPLWNVSDADPHSGANNYNMTQPDVPQIRQWLISPQIDLTSATAPKLSFWHNYITELEWDYIAVDASTDSFQTYTNLAVYTGEQKDYVADTLDLSAFAGKKIWFRFRYTSDEGYTEKNAHWDVDDILVSDGADTIFYDGAEGATSPFTMAGFGGGDPNGIAAINSPIGDWTKVDLGNILLKAAKPGSDVRMAFQWSTAGRNVDGTGIYIDDVNVIPMGKQHIDVEAIGAAGLTQARLGVPLNAQVVIANVGLDTLKGRITWTAKVIEHLEAADGSDSAVVVGNMVGLKQVTAFAPDTKMFVETLENTRWTPMEPGNYTFDVDVIFNGDTYMANNNAKVDFEVLGPPFAIPVYRQDFEPRAGETSLEDFGWTVDNKTDHGWVYDSWIYGMGPSISGYFYGWTGDSASAAMPIDATITSPVIDISKVNPHNVLFMNCYIYFRPGHGGLSAPWGTQFSDISVEYSVDGGAWQKAFYWADDDTLPGDINRWPRTPEGVPYWHKTDLVLPGAAGGDQLQIRVVFTSDNSYVFGINFDEVVIYQGLINPLLGKVMDVPNDNGKQVRLRWMRSWNDLNLVPGVSLQTPVTHYNVWRGIEANGAEARHFTTTKEMLRNASEMKIGDKVIIDDHHMLWEFVGSVPAMGWKYYSYVAPTTEDSLETSFMVSAHTVNPNIFDYSNISSGMSVDNLAPHVPGGLTGAEMDFHAVIGWNPVPDEDLMFYTVYRKDANGNWVRLTRTTDNSYVDTNVQLEKTYYYAVTATDFGWNESEKSPELPIFVTSVDGKLTNAIPTDYALNQNYPNPFNPTTEIRYAIPKSANVTISIYNVYGQKVRTLVAGQKSAGYYVATWNGRADDGHEVSSGVYFYEIHAGKFTATKKMTLMR